From Phenylobacterium immobile (ATCC 35973), a single genomic window includes:
- a CDS encoding FadR/GntR family transcriptional regulator yields MSDAISHLGRFGADRGRSSHARVVRELGGEIVSGRLPPGVNLPAEAELLERFGVSRTCLREALKTLSAKGLVSSKTRVGTRVLPESEWNFFDAAMLGWKAGEGFDEHFRSSLTEIRQAVEGKAAELCAVRRTPEQLAMLRQCIADMRRSGHTAQSFAEADLAFHIAIGVASGNPFIRSVAAVIEAALVASFAIGSPADDPALQEEAVIQHEVIVDAIEAHDADAARAGMLGAIHGGVTRMETNLALRAAKA; encoded by the coding sequence ATGAGCGACGCCATCAGCCATCTCGGACGCTTCGGCGCGGACCGCGGCCGGTCGAGCCACGCGCGCGTGGTGCGTGAACTGGGCGGTGAGATCGTTTCGGGCCGCCTGCCCCCCGGCGTGAACCTCCCGGCCGAGGCCGAGTTGTTGGAACGGTTCGGGGTCTCGCGCACCTGCCTGCGCGAGGCGTTGAAGACGCTCTCCGCCAAGGGCCTGGTCAGCTCCAAGACCCGCGTCGGCACGCGCGTCCTGCCGGAGTCCGAGTGGAACTTCTTTGACGCCGCCATGCTCGGCTGGAAAGCTGGCGAAGGCTTCGACGAGCATTTCCGCAGCAGCCTGACTGAGATCCGCCAGGCGGTGGAGGGCAAGGCCGCCGAGCTCTGCGCCGTCCGACGTACGCCCGAGCAGCTGGCCATGCTGCGCCAGTGCATCGCCGACATGCGCCGCTCTGGCCACACCGCCCAGAGCTTCGCCGAGGCCGACCTCGCCTTCCACATCGCCATTGGCGTGGCCTCGGGCAATCCCTTCATCCGCTCGGTCGCCGCCGTGATCGAGGCGGCCCTGGTCGCCTCCTTCGCCATCGGCTCGCCCGCCGATGACCCGGCGCTGCAGGAAGAGGCGGTGATCCAGCACGAAGTGATCGTCGACGCCATCGAGGCCCACGACGCCGACGCCGCCCGCGCGGGCATGCTGGGCGCGATCCACGGCGGCGTCACGCGGATGGAGACCAACCTAGCGCTGCGGGCCGCCAAGGCCTGA
- a CDS encoding FAD-linked oxidase C-terminal domain-containing protein, with the protein MPQPNAAILARRDEVIAALRAIVPGEGVIDHEDALRAYETDALTAYRQPPMVAVLPETVAQVSAILAWCSANGVNVVPRGSGTSLSGGSLPVADGVLLGLSKFNRVLEIDYDDRIAVVQPGVTNLAITRAVEGEGFYYAPDPSSQIACSIGGNVAENSGGVHCLKYGLTTNNVLGVELVLIDGEVVRIGGKSLDAADMDLLGVIVGSEGLLGVVTEVTVRILPKPEIARAVLIGFPTVESAAKCVGDVIAAGVIPAGMEMMDANAIAATEDFIHAGYPLDAAALLIVELDGPGAECDHLIETVVAIARENLATTVRVSADDAERLKFWAGRKAAFPAVSRLAPDYYCMDGTIPRRRLPEVLTKISEFAAHHRLGVANVFHAGDGNLHPLILYDATIDDQLHRAELFGEDILRLCVQVGGVLTGEHGVGVEKRDLMPEMFSEIDLTQQRLLKRAFDPDQLLNPGKVFPLLCRCADHGAMHVHNGQTAFPDLPRF; encoded by the coding sequence ATGCCCCAGCCGAACGCGGCGATCCTGGCGCGCCGCGATGAGGTCATCGCCGCCCTGCGCGCGATCGTGCCGGGCGAAGGCGTGATCGACCACGAGGATGCGCTGCGCGCCTATGAGACCGATGCGCTGACCGCCTACCGCCAACCGCCAATGGTCGCAGTTCTGCCGGAGACCGTCGCGCAGGTCTCGGCGATCCTCGCCTGGTGCAGCGCCAATGGTGTGAACGTCGTCCCGCGCGGCTCAGGCACCTCTCTGTCAGGCGGGTCCTTGCCCGTGGCCGACGGCGTCCTGTTGGGCCTATCCAAGTTCAACCGTGTGCTGGAGATCGACTACGACGACCGCATCGCCGTGGTGCAGCCCGGCGTCACCAACCTGGCCATCACCCGCGCCGTCGAGGGCGAGGGCTTCTATTACGCCCCCGACCCCTCCAGCCAGATCGCCTGCTCCATCGGCGGCAATGTCGCGGAGAACTCCGGCGGCGTGCACTGCCTGAAGTACGGCCTGACAACGAACAACGTCCTGGGCGTCGAGCTGGTGCTGATCGATGGCGAGGTCGTGCGTATCGGCGGCAAGTCGCTGGACGCCGCCGACATGGACCTGCTGGGCGTCATCGTCGGCTCTGAGGGCCTGCTGGGCGTCGTGACCGAGGTCACCGTCCGCATTCTGCCCAAGCCCGAGATCGCCCGCGCCGTCCTGATCGGCTTTCCCACGGTCGAGAGCGCCGCCAAGTGCGTCGGCGACGTCATCGCCGCCGGCGTCATCCCTGCCGGCATGGAGATGATGGACGCCAACGCCATCGCCGCCACCGAGGACTTCATCCACGCGGGCTACCCGCTGGACGCCGCGGCCCTGCTGATCGTCGAGCTTGATGGCCCGGGCGCGGAATGCGACCACCTGATCGAGACCGTGGTGGCGATCGCCCGCGAGAACCTGGCGACCACCGTCCGCGTCTCCGCCGACGACGCCGAACGTCTGAAGTTCTGGGCCGGCCGCAAGGCCGCCTTCCCGGCGGTCAGCCGGCTGGCGCCCGACTACTACTGCATGGACGGCACCATCCCGCGCCGGCGGCTGCCGGAAGTCCTGACCAAGATCAGCGAATTCGCCGCGCACCACCGGCTGGGGGTCGCCAATGTCTTCCACGCCGGCGACGGCAACCTGCACCCCCTGATCCTCTATGACGCCACCATTGACGACCAGCTGCACCGCGCCGAGCTGTTCGGCGAGGATATCCTGCGCCTGTGCGTCCAAGTGGGCGGCGTGCTGACCGGCGAGCACGGGGTCGGCGTCGAAAAGCGCGACCTCATGCCCGAGATGTTCAGCGAGATCGACCTCACCCAGCAGCGGCTGTTGAAGCGGGCCTTCGATCCGGACCAGCTCTTGAACCCAGGCAAGGTCTTCCCGCTGCTTTGCCGCTGCGCAGACCACGGGGCGATGCACGTCCACAATGGCCAGACGGCCTTCCCTGACCTGCCGCGCTTCTAG
- a CDS encoding MBL fold metallo-hydrolase yields the protein MKAQLGMALALVAGLGTAAGAYAQSEAVQPAPTKAEQIFAHKTTAKAAVGQNWDGTLGRLCTVPDNALRKSTGAFTQAIPARETWYAEPYKVFDNLYWVGTKVHSSWALTTSEGIILIDTLWHYANEDEIVAGLKTLGLDPAQVKFVIITHAHGDHDEGARMLQQRYGTKVVMSAEDWTLMDAQPDIPGGRPTRDVVVADGDKVTLGDTSVTTYLTPGHTLGTISLVFQVKDKGRPITVAYSGGTAFNFPKSVERYDTYIASQKKLAKAAADAGATILLSNHSQFDHAYDYARISQLPRKPGQLSPFEVGSDAVGRYFTVSSECAEAQKLDLAP from the coding sequence ATGAAGGCTCAATTGGGAATGGCGCTGGCCCTGGTCGCCGGCCTTGGAACGGCGGCGGGCGCCTATGCGCAGTCGGAAGCGGTCCAGCCCGCGCCGACCAAGGCCGAGCAGATCTTCGCCCACAAGACGACGGCCAAGGCGGCGGTCGGCCAGAACTGGGACGGCACGCTGGGCCGCCTCTGCACCGTGCCCGACAATGCGCTGCGCAAGTCGACAGGCGCCTTCACCCAGGCCATCCCCGCCCGCGAGACCTGGTACGCCGAGCCCTACAAGGTGTTCGACAACCTCTATTGGGTGGGCACGAAGGTGCACTCCTCCTGGGCGCTGACGACCAGCGAGGGGATCATCCTGATCGACACCCTGTGGCACTACGCCAACGAGGACGAGATCGTCGCCGGCCTGAAGACCCTGGGCCTTGATCCGGCCCAGGTGAAATTTGTGATCATCACACACGCCCACGGCGATCACGACGAAGGCGCGCGCATGCTGCAGCAGCGCTATGGGACCAAGGTGGTGATGAGCGCCGAGGACTGGACGCTGATGGACGCCCAGCCGGATATCCCGGGCGGGCGGCCGACTCGCGACGTGGTGGTGGCGGACGGCGACAAGGTCACGCTCGGCGATACAAGCGTCACAACCTACCTGACGCCGGGTCACACGCTTGGCACGATCTCGCTGGTCTTTCAGGTGAAGGACAAGGGCCGGCCGATCACCGTCGCCTATTCCGGCGGCACGGCCTTCAACTTCCCAAAGTCCGTCGAGCGCTACGACACCTACATCGCTTCGCAGAAGAAGCTTGCGAAGGCGGCGGCGGACGCCGGCGCGACGATCCTGCTGTCGAACCACTCGCAGTTTGACCACGCCTACGACTATGCACGCATCTCGCAACTGCCGCGCAAGCCCGGCCAGCTCAGCCCCTTCGAGGTCGGGTCCGACGCCGTCGGCCGGTACTTCACCGTCAGCTCAGAGTGCGCCGAAGCCCAGAAGCTGGACCTGGCGCCCTGA
- a CDS encoding dodecin: MSESHNYGISEIVGSSETSIEDAIRNAIEHGAQNRRSIRWFEVIETRGHVVDQRVAHFQVTVKLGYTIED, from the coding sequence ATGAGTGAGAGCCACAACTACGGTATCAGCGAGATCGTCGGATCGTCAGAGACTTCGATTGAAGATGCGATCCGCAATGCCATTGAGCATGGGGCCCAGAACCGCCGCTCTATTCGTTGGTTCGAGGTTATCGAGACCCGCGGTCACGTCGTCGACCAACGCGTGGCTCACTTCCAAGTGACCGTGAAGCTTGGCTATACGATCGAGGATTAA
- a CDS encoding aldo/keto reductase family protein: MKYRKLGASDLNVSVISLGSWLTFGVGVEADKTRDSIDRAFDLGVNFIDTANVYGQGAAEAVLGEMLAGRPRDSYIMATKVFGVMSPEDKGLSRAQIIKQMDASLQRLKTDYVDLYQCHRYDPETPLEETMEALTEVVKAGKARYIGFSEWTPAQIEAAAAIPGVERFVSSQPQYSMLYRKPEAEVIPLSAKTGISQIVWSPLAQGVLSGKYLPGAQPPVDSRAASDDMGTYMASWLKDDILTAVQQLKPIAAEAGCTVAQFALAWVLREPNVASAIVGASRPQQMDDNAAAADLVIDPALFARAEAALAGVQQG; this comes from the coding sequence ATGAAGTATCGTAAGCTTGGCGCCAGCGACCTGAACGTCTCCGTCATCTCCCTCGGCTCATGGCTCACCTTCGGGGTCGGCGTCGAGGCCGACAAGACCCGCGATTCGATCGACAGGGCCTTTGATCTGGGCGTGAACTTCATCGACACCGCCAACGTCTACGGCCAGGGCGCGGCCGAAGCCGTGCTGGGCGAGATGCTCGCGGGCCGGCCGCGCGACAGCTACATCATGGCCACCAAGGTGTTCGGCGTTATGAGCCCCGAGGACAAGGGCCTCTCGCGCGCCCAGATCATCAAGCAGATGGACGCTTCCCTGCAGCGCCTGAAGACCGACTACGTCGATCTCTACCAGTGCCACCGCTACGACCCGGAAACCCCGCTGGAAGAGACGATGGAGGCCCTGACCGAAGTCGTGAAGGCCGGCAAGGCCCGCTACATCGGCTTCAGCGAGTGGACCCCGGCCCAGATCGAGGCCGCCGCCGCCATCCCGGGCGTCGAGCGCTTCGTCTCCAGCCAGCCGCAGTATTCGATGCTCTATCGCAAGCCTGAGGCCGAGGTGATCCCGCTCAGCGCCAAGACCGGCATTTCCCAGATCGTCTGGTCGCCGCTCGCCCAGGGCGTGCTGTCCGGCAAGTACCTGCCGGGCGCCCAGCCGCCGGTCGACTCCCGCGCCGCCAGCGACGACATGGGGACCTACATGGCCAGCTGGCTGAAGGACGACATCCTGACCGCCGTCCAGCAGCTGAAGCCGATCGCCGCTGAAGCCGGCTGCACCGTCGCCCAGTTCGCCCTGGCCTGGGTGCTGCGCGAACCCAACGTCGCCTCGGCCATCGTCGGCGCCAGCCGTCCGCAGCAGATGGACGACAACGCCGCCGCCGCCGACCTGGTCATCGACCCGGCGCTGTTCGCCAGGGCCGAAGCCGCACTGGCCGGCGTGCAGCAGGGCTAG
- a CDS encoding flavin reductase family protein: MVRIQPELFRDALSGLPAGVTVITSVDSAGVFVGATVSAFMSLSLDPPLVLASVAASARTALAAQSSGAYAAHIVGAKHQDLAMRFASSNPDKFEGLRYHLSARGVPVLEDFDISLECSLYAEHPGGDHTILVGLVEAVNMVERGPPAVWYDRSFHNLKR, encoded by the coding sequence ATGGTGAGGATCCAGCCTGAACTTTTCCGCGACGCGCTTTCGGGTCTCCCGGCGGGCGTCACGGTGATCACCAGTGTGGATAGCGCCGGCGTGTTTGTCGGGGCCACAGTCAGCGCCTTCATGTCGCTGTCGCTGGATCCTCCGCTGGTTCTGGCCAGTGTGGCGGCGAGTGCGAGAACCGCGCTCGCCGCCCAGTCCTCCGGCGCCTATGCCGCCCACATCGTGGGCGCCAAGCACCAGGATCTGGCCATGCGCTTCGCCTCGTCGAATCCCGACAAGTTCGAAGGCCTGCGGTATCACCTGAGCGCCCGTGGCGTGCCGGTGCTGGAAGACTTCGATATCAGCCTGGAATGCTCGCTCTACGCCGAGCATCCCGGGGGAGACCACACAATCCTGGTGGGGCTCGTAGAGGCCGTCAACATGGTCGAGCGAGGACCGCCGGCCGTCTGGTACGATCGAAGTTTCCATAATCTGAAGCGTTAA
- a CDS encoding DUF819 domain-containing protein, producing the protein MIQEPFALLSYLLAVIAGLFALARLPALERLFHFVPPVLWILLIPTLSTTFGLIPKEHALYDWLQDYVMVAALFLLLTATNLKSIARLGAPALIMMLTASLSLAVGAVTAFVALRLWLPADAWTAFGALTGVWTGGYGNMLAVSTSVNASAGMVANVIITDTIIGYGWMSLLITMAGMQGRLDRWIGADRTVLDDLNQRLSEMHAAHDRPAKVGDLAIMIGLAFGVAFIAAAAGGVLPSAGGVMSAFTWTVILASAAGIACSLTPISRLQYAGATPVGTFLLYVVYAAIGARADLRGVASAPLFLLAGVLILVFHAAVMLLVARLLRAPAFLLVTASQANVGGMATAPIVASVYQPALPGVAVLLVPLGLAYGTFVALAVAAVCRALA; encoded by the coding sequence ATGATCCAAGAGCCATTCGCCCTGCTGAGCTATCTGCTGGCGGTGATCGCCGGCCTGTTCGCCCTGGCGCGCCTCCCGGCGCTGGAGCGGCTGTTTCACTTCGTCCCGCCGGTGCTCTGGATCCTGCTGATCCCGACGCTATCGACGACCTTCGGTCTAATCCCGAAGGAGCACGCGCTCTACGATTGGCTGCAGGACTACGTCATGGTGGCGGCGCTCTTCCTCCTGTTGACGGCGACCAACCTGAAGAGCATCGCCCGACTGGGCGCCCCGGCTCTGATCATGATGCTGACGGCTTCGCTCAGTCTGGCGGTGGGGGCGGTGACCGCCTTCGTGGCTTTGCGCCTCTGGCTTCCCGCCGACGCCTGGACGGCCTTCGGCGCGCTGACGGGTGTCTGGACCGGTGGCTACGGCAACATGCTGGCGGTCTCCACCAGCGTGAACGCCTCGGCGGGGATGGTCGCCAACGTGATCATCACCGACACCATCATCGGCTACGGCTGGATGAGTCTCCTGATCACCATGGCGGGGATGCAGGGCCGGCTGGATCGTTGGATCGGCGCGGACCGAACCGTGCTCGACGACCTCAACCAGCGACTCAGTGAGATGCACGCGGCGCACGACCGGCCGGCGAAGGTCGGCGACCTGGCCATCATGATCGGTCTCGCCTTTGGCGTCGCATTCATCGCCGCGGCCGCAGGGGGCGTTCTGCCTTCAGCCGGAGGCGTGATGAGCGCCTTCACCTGGACGGTCATTCTGGCCAGCGCGGCCGGGATCGCCTGTTCGCTGACGCCGATCTCCCGTCTCCAGTACGCCGGCGCCACGCCGGTGGGGACCTTCCTGCTCTATGTGGTCTATGCCGCCATCGGCGCCCGGGCCGACTTGCGAGGCGTCGCGTCGGCGCCGCTGTTCCTGCTGGCCGGCGTGCTGATCCTGGTCTTCCACGCCGCGGTTATGTTGCTGGTCGCGCGGCTGTTGCGCGCGCCCGCCTTTCTGCTGGTGACCGCCAGCCAGGCCAATGTGGGCGGAATGGCCACGGCCCCTATTGTGGCCTCGGTCTATCAGCCCGCGTTGCCTGGGGTCGCGGTGCTGCTTGTCCCGCTGGGTCTGGCCTATGGCACCTTCGTGGCCTTGGCGGTGGCCGCCGTCTGTCGCGCGCTAGCCTAG
- a CDS encoding FAD-binding protein, with amino-acid sequence MQAGSILKASAEGDVVEAVAAAKAAGLRLAIRGGGSKAGVGAPTPDAVTLDLSALSGVIDYDPAELLLTVRPATPLADVLALVAAQGQMLAFDPFDHGPIFGEVAGAATIGGAVCAGVSGSRRLSRGAARDHLLGFRAVSGRGETLIGGSSVVKNVTGYDLPKLVAGSWGRLAAVTQMHLKVVPHGPERVTLAVDGLDPAAAYTLMARAMGSQADVAAAAHLPTGLAGGRALTAMRLEGFGPSVRARSEMLAGFGAAVLPAADAEAVWEETRSLSTLDPSAPLWRVNTAPRGGPAVVAALAPLGARWLFDWAGGLTWLTFDGDVELVRQAAAGAGGHATLIRGPEAQRRVTPTFQPATAGVRALEQRVRQAFDPDGVFDTGRFTAGA; translated from the coding sequence ATGCAGGCCGGATCCATCCTGAAGGCGAGCGCCGAGGGCGACGTGGTCGAGGCCGTTGCGGCGGCCAAGGCCGCAGGCCTGCGCCTGGCGATCCGCGGCGGCGGCAGCAAGGCGGGCGTCGGCGCGCCGACGCCCGACGCCGTGACGCTGGACCTGTCGGCCCTGAGCGGGGTGATCGACTACGACCCGGCCGAACTGCTGCTGACCGTGCGGCCGGCGACGCCGCTCGCCGACGTGCTGGCCCTGGTGGCGGCGCAAGGTCAGATGCTGGCCTTCGACCCCTTCGACCACGGCCCGATCTTCGGCGAAGTTGCGGGAGCGGCGACGATAGGCGGCGCGGTCTGCGCTGGCGTCTCCGGTTCGCGACGGCTTTCGCGGGGCGCAGCGCGCGACCATCTGCTGGGCTTCCGGGCGGTCTCCGGCCGTGGCGAGACCCTGATCGGCGGCTCCAGCGTCGTGAAGAACGTCACCGGCTACGACCTGCCCAAGCTGGTCGCCGGCAGCTGGGGCCGCCTGGCGGCGGTGACCCAGATGCACCTCAAGGTCGTCCCCCATGGACCCGAGCGCGTAACCCTGGCGGTGGACGGCCTTGACCCGGCGGCCGCCTACACCCTGATGGCGCGGGCCATGGGCTCGCAGGCCGACGTCGCCGCCGCCGCCCACCTGCCGACGGGCCTCGCTGGCGGCCGGGCGCTGACGGCGATGCGGTTGGAGGGTTTCGGCCCCTCGGTGCGCGCGCGCAGTGAGATGCTGGCTGGCTTCGGCGCAGCCGTACTGCCCGCAGCGGACGCCGAGGCCGTCTGGGAAGAGACCCGCTCGCTCTCAACCCTGGACCCCTCCGCGCCGCTCTGGCGCGTCAACACCGCGCCCCGGGGCGGCCCCGCGGTGGTGGCCGCACTCGCGCCGCTCGGCGCACGTTGGCTGTTCGACTGGGCCGGCGGCCTGACATGGCTGACCTTCGATGGCGACGTCGAGCTTGTGCGTCAGGCGGCGGCCGGGGCCGGCGGCCACGCCACACTGATCCGTGGTCCAGAAGCCCAGCGCCGCGTCACGCCCACCTTCCAGCCCGCGACCGCCGGGGTCCGCGCCCTTGAACAGCGCGTCCGCCAGGCCTTCGACCCCGACGGCGTCTTTGACACCGGCCGCTTCACGGCGGGAGCCTGA
- a CDS encoding MBL fold metallo-hydrolase, translated as MKVRTTIVLALVAGLAASAGASAQTEPAKPAPTTAELILQHKAKAKAVGAGIFDGTVARLCSVADNAVPRVRSAVPASTPPRETWYAQPYKVFDNLYWVGTKIHSSWALTTSDGIILIDTLYNYAAEAEIVDGLKALGLNPADVKYVIISHGHGDHDEGARLLQERYGAKVVMGAEDWDLVAKQTAMAGGQPKRDLVAQDGEKITLGDTTVTTILTPGHTPGTVSAIFQVKDHGRPVTVAYSGGTAFVFPPAAATFDLYVASQKKLAKAAADAGATVLLSNHAQFDNAYDLARIAQLPRKAGEPNPFEIGAGAVADYFVVSSECAEAAKLEMSSR; from the coding sequence ATGAAGGTTCGGACGACAATCGTGCTGGCCCTGGTCGCCGGCCTGGCCGCCAGCGCCGGAGCTTCCGCCCAGACCGAGCCGGCAAAGCCCGCGCCGACGACAGCCGAACTGATCCTGCAGCACAAGGCCAAGGCCAAGGCGGTGGGGGCTGGGATCTTCGACGGGACGGTGGCCAGGCTCTGTTCGGTCGCCGATAACGCCGTGCCGCGGGTGCGCAGCGCCGTCCCGGCCTCCACGCCGCCGCGGGAGACCTGGTACGCCCAACCCTACAAGGTCTTTGACAACCTCTACTGGGTGGGCACCAAGATCCACTCGTCCTGGGCCCTGACCACCAGCGACGGCATCATCCTGATCGACACCCTCTACAACTACGCCGCCGAAGCCGAGATCGTTGACGGTCTGAAGGCGCTCGGTCTTAACCCCGCCGACGTGAAATATGTGATCATCAGCCACGGCCACGGCGACCACGATGAGGGCGCGCGCCTTCTGCAGGAGCGCTACGGCGCCAAGGTGGTCATGGGCGCCGAGGACTGGGACTTGGTCGCCAAGCAGACGGCCATGGCGGGCGGCCAGCCGAAGCGCGACCTGGTCGCTCAGGATGGCGAGAAGATCACGCTCGGCGACACGACGGTCACCACCATCCTGACGCCCGGCCATACCCCCGGCACGGTCTCGGCGATCTTCCAGGTAAAGGATCATGGAAGGCCGGTGACGGTAGCCTATTCCGGTGGCACGGCTTTCGTCTTCCCGCCGGCCGCGGCGACCTTCGATCTCTATGTCGCCTCGCAGAAGAAGCTGGCCAAGGCGGCGGCCGACGCGGGCGCCACGGTCCTGCTCTCCAATCATGCGCAGTTCGATAACGCCTATGACCTGGCGCGCATCGCGCAGCTGCCGCGCAAGGCGGGCGAACCGAACCCCTTCGAGATCGGCGCGGGCGCGGTGGCGGACTACTTCGTCGTCAGTTCGGAATGCGCTGAAGCCGCGAAGCTCGAAATGAGCAGCCGCTAA
- a CDS encoding TetR/AcrR family transcriptional regulator — MVKTTIKAAVARDPLTPERIIAAAIEMMDQDGVAALSMRRLGSRLSVQAMSLYNYFPSKEALLAAASSTLFATIQNPPAAKDPIDGLRDVMIAFHSLVEAHPSMVDLMSSGPSVQELVARGERDRAALVSAGFVDDAHLALGGLVAFTIGAVRQRRQATAEGRQIAFEYGLDMMLSGLRQEAHRRAGKSDAPV; from the coding sequence ATGGTTAAGACAACAATCAAGGCCGCGGTAGCGCGTGATCCTCTAACGCCTGAGCGGATTATCGCCGCAGCGATCGAGATGATGGACCAAGACGGCGTCGCTGCGCTTTCAATGCGGCGCTTGGGATCCAGGCTCTCGGTGCAGGCGATGTCGCTGTACAACTACTTCCCCAGCAAGGAAGCCCTGCTGGCTGCGGCCAGCAGCACTCTCTTCGCCACCATTCAGAATCCGCCGGCGGCGAAAGACCCTATCGATGGTCTTCGCGATGTCATGATCGCCTTCCACAGCCTGGTGGAGGCCCACCCCAGCATGGTCGACCTGATGTCGTCAGGTCCTTCCGTCCAGGAGCTTGTCGCCCGGGGAGAACGAGATCGCGCGGCGCTCGTCTCCGCGGGCTTCGTGGATGACGCCCACCTTGCGCTAGGCGGCCTGGTCGCTTTCACGATTGGCGCGGTGCGGCAACGACGTCAGGCGACCGCGGAGGGGCGGCAGATCGCATTCGAATACGGGCTGGACATGATGCTGAGCGGCCTGCGTCAGGAGGCCCATCGGCGCGCCGGAAAGTCCGACGCGCCGGTCTAG
- a CDS encoding spinster family MFS transporter, which produces MSDLTGGRQRTTTRAYAYYVMAILTLTNALSIADRTVMSLLLEPIKMDLGASDTSMSLLTGAAFVLFYTLFGIPIARWADRGNRRSILSLGVALWSVATGLCGVAGNFATMALARAGVGVGESTSTPTSMSLIADYFERKTRPKMIAIFNMAQPFSAVLITPFIGIVADQYGWRSAFYFLAIPGILIALLVQFTVREPIRGATDEKPINVGLDTTTINDALKAMWRSKPFMLILLGTAITGLGNGTLGAWGPALMMRGFGLSMTEVGAINAPIGAIGGILGGIGGGFLTGWIASKRKSERWNVLLPAIAGIVTVPAAFLYAWAPSWQWMVFGGFWGALTIAFRVAPYLALSMELVPANFRGMVAAATLIATNVVGQAGGPLVVGMISDALAPTMGPVLALRWAMTFAPFTLALGVIPFFIALKYFDNQGVKTADRLT; this is translated from the coding sequence ATGTCCGACCTTACCGGCGGACGTCAGCGTACGACCACGAGGGCCTATGCCTATTACGTCATGGCGATCCTCACGCTGACGAACGCGCTGAGCATCGCCGACCGTACGGTGATGAGTCTGCTGCTCGAGCCCATCAAGATGGACCTCGGCGCCAGCGACACCTCGATGAGCTTGCTGACCGGCGCAGCCTTCGTCCTGTTCTACACTCTGTTCGGCATTCCGATCGCCCGTTGGGCCGACCGCGGCAATCGCCGCAGCATCCTCTCCTTGGGGGTCGCGCTCTGGTCCGTCGCCACAGGCCTCTGCGGCGTGGCTGGCAACTTCGCCACCATGGCCTTGGCCCGCGCCGGCGTCGGCGTCGGCGAATCGACCAGCACGCCCACCTCGATGTCGCTGATCGCCGACTATTTCGAACGCAAGACGCGGCCGAAGATGATCGCCATCTTCAACATGGCCCAGCCGTTCAGCGCTGTTCTGATCACCCCGTTCATCGGCATCGTCGCCGACCAGTACGGCTGGCGCTCGGCCTTCTACTTCCTGGCGATCCCCGGGATCCTCATCGCCCTGCTGGTGCAATTCACGGTCCGGGAGCCGATCCGAGGCGCCACCGACGAGAAGCCGATCAACGTCGGTCTCGACACCACGACGATCAATGACGCGCTCAAGGCCATGTGGCGCTCGAAGCCCTTCATGCTGATTCTGCTAGGCACGGCGATCACCGGTCTCGGCAACGGCACCCTGGGCGCCTGGGGCCCTGCTCTGATGATGCGCGGCTTCGGCCTCAGCATGACCGAGGTCGGCGCTATCAACGCGCCAATCGGCGCGATCGGCGGCATCCTCGGCGGCATCGGCGGCGGCTTCCTGACCGGATGGATCGCCAGCAAGCGCAAATCCGAGCGCTGGAACGTGCTGCTGCCGGCGATCGCCGGCATCGTCACCGTTCCGGCCGCCTTCCTCTACGCCTGGGCGCCCAGCTGGCAATGGATGGTGTTCGGCGGCTTCTGGGGGGCGCTGACCATTGCTTTCCGCGTCGCACCGTACCTCGCGCTATCGATGGAGCTGGTCCCGGCGAACTTCCGGGGCATGGTCGCCGCGGCGACGCTTATCGCCACCAATGTCGTCGGCCAAGCCGGCGGCCCGCTCGTGGTTGGCATGATCAGCGACGCGCTCGCGCCGACAATGGGACCGGTCCTGGCGCTCCGCTGGGCCATGACCTTCGCACCCTTCACCCTGGCGTTGGGCGTGATCCCATTCTTTATCGCGCTGAAGTACTTCGATAACCAAGGGGTCAAGACGGCTGACCGTCTGACCTGA